GGATCTTCAACTACACTGACACAACGTGCAGAAACTAGCAGGATTAATACAACTTGAATTGGTGAACCCAAGTAGTACCAGATACAAAGCTGACAAAATGCATGACAGTTGTCACACAATCACTACTAGTAAGTTTAAATGTGCATTACCTTTCAAGTGTTTATTGGATAAAATGGCATTAAAACTTAACGAgaattaaaatgtatgaagttATATGGCAGAAGAATATagaacaaaatataataaaataaaagtgcagtGGAGAAAACGggtttttaatttacattcGAAAGTGGTTTAGGATGAGCAATTATGTGTTCTGTAATCTAATACTCAGAAATTGATTCTCTGAGTAAGtgaaaacagtaaacagtaGTTTATGCCGTGCTTTGTTCTCTTTGTTCCTGTTAGAAACCTTGCCAGCAGACTTGATGCATTTGCTGCAGACATCTAATTTGAAGAAACTGGAAAGACCAGGCATGAGTGCGGCTGCTTAAAAAAAGTCCaataaaacttttgttttctgttgttgaaCAGAACGATCTTTGTGTTGTCCTAATCTAAGTGAAGTAAATGTAGTTGCAGTTGATTACTTGCATTGTCACAGTGAGTCTGTTGGATCAGGGGTATTTGATGAAAGGCCACAGCAAATTTGCTGTGTTACTGTTTTGCAGAAATTGGCCTGAAGGGTAACTTTTCAGGCTATCACAGGAGTCCCTGTGCTATGTCGCCTGAAGCcaaattgaaaaatgtcaaataaaacaaatttatcattttttttccaagatgGGCAAGATTTTCTTAGTATAAAATTGTGTTTAGTATCATAACATCTAAGTTAGAGGAGTTTAATAACTGAAGGTTTTAGTGAAATTCATGGTTTGCAGCACATCCAGTGCAAAGAAATTAGAACAAAAGTATCTCAACAAATGACAGTCAGAACAAGTCCTGACAACTAAGATAtagattttgaaaaacaactCGAATCATTAGGATGAATGTTTATCTGATACTTTTTTGATAATTGGTTattcatttaagtaattttcaaggaaaaatgccaaacatctgaTCATTCcagctttaaaatgtgaaaatttgctgcttttctttgtcatacatttaTACTAAATTGAATATCTTAAGGTGTCAGAACATTAAtctcataaataaatacatttggttATGTGACCTTGAGGTCTTAgaaattatgaatatttttcactgttttgtagACCAAACAGTTAATAGATTCATCAATTACcagattaattaatgaaaatattgaaaatgggCCTAGatttttgcatatatttacCATATTGTGacacatatatttaaaaaaaattcccctcataatgtatttaatcatttaaaccAAGCCCTCCGGGCCCACATGAAGGCTTACATACAGTAATGattaatatacagtagagtCTGGTTTGATGAACTGTAGTTTCGTGGAGGGTCATGCAAGTGAACCGGGTGAAGCCTGGAGGTCAGGAAACCCAGTACATGTGTAATTTACCCCAACCTATATAACCATGGCAGCATCACTGAGCTGTAGAGGAAGCTGTCAAAATGTGATATATAGTATGGTGTTACTGACACAGTGTCTACAAGGTCCCACTTTCCGGCCAGGGCAACACATTCCCGTAACCTTCATCCCGAGGATAAGACGAGGTCGAATGTGCAAAACTATCATGTTCCTCCTTCCAGGATCCAGTGAAGACGGTGGAGGAGACGGTGGCCTGTAAAGGACCGGAGGTGCCGAGGAACAGCGAGCAGAAGATAATCACCACTGCTGCTGACTTGACATCGATATTGCCCCCACCTCCGATACCCCCCCGCCCGGCCACACGCTCACCCCCGCTGCCGCCGCGGCTCCCCTCCTTCACCGAATATTTCAGCATGCagagtggaggaggagcagggttCGGAACAAAGGCATGAGATGGGAGGAAAGACTGGACAGAGGCAGATGGGGGAAGGTATGGAGGGAATGGACAGAATGACAAATACAAAGTAAAGGAAGAGTGGAAATCAAGGTGTAACTGTTTAAAGACAAAAGGGacagccaaaaaaaagtttggaagGATGAAGAAGAGAAATAATCAGAAATGTGAATTCCTAAATGGTCCCTTTTCACCTGTGAATGGAAATAACCTGCATGGAGGAGTGAGGCGGAAATGGCTGAGAGTAGGAGTGCTAAGCTTGTTAAAGAATAAAGGAGCAATAAATATTTGATGCTGACCAGTAAAAGGCACACAGGGAGAAAGATGACAAAGTGGATGTAGCCAGAGCAATAGAATGATAGCTGTGCACGATGCGGAAATGAACAAAAttcttaaaatacttttattcaAAAATTCATGAGGCATTGATGGTGTGCCTGGAAGAGTTTTGTAAATAGCTAAAACTGGAGAGAGCTACCActatatatagttttatttcaaaagaggaattttgttttcatggtttttttCCGCATCATTAAATTCCAGTTGGTGCTGTGACCATTGAAAAATGTCATTCCATTCCATTTATCgaattcatgttttaaaaaaacaaaaacaaaaagattttttttttttttaaatgtttggcaCATTTTGATAAAGCATAGATATTTACTCTATATGGAATTTGTTGGGTTAATTTCTCTTCTAATATGCCTTCATTGCAGCTGGTTATTCTGGATTGATATGCtaatgtgtaaatgtaaaatgtcacattaactGTGGGCACCTCTGGGTACTTGTAAAACACGcatgtttgtattgtatttccTGTCCAAAAAGCTGATATATGTACTCCACGTGATCATACAATATTCGCTTATTGTGTGTATTGAAATCCATACTTTTGTAAATACATACAATAGGCTTTAGTATATTTTTGACAGGATAAATTCTATTAGTTCTTATTCCAAACAAAACCCTCTTGTGCTGTCTGAAACCCAATATGACAACCAATATTATACTGTATCGGTTTTAGTTGAATTTTCACTGGAGTGCAAAATATGCCTGctcaaaaatgtcatttctgtgtATGTAGACGTTGGTGAATGTACTGATGCAATACAGCACAAGAACGGGTGATTTTCAAGTTACTGGAATACTATAGTACAGCTCTGGCGAACTGTCTTTGGCTTCCATCTATAAGACATTCATGATTAAAGAGCAGgaggctttctttttttaaaatacaagtaACTTAATCCCCATCCCGTCTAGTACCTGaaacatgaatattttatttgtctgtttttcgCACCTGAATGTTTGAACTGTGCGAAAAGCTGAACAAATATTTCTAGTTTTGTATCCCCCTAACATTGAGCTATgaccaaaaagacaaaaaaaaaacaaaaaacaaaaaaaaatccttgtagACGAACtgtgaaaacagcaacacaacTGTACATTTTGTCCGTCCTGCATGGAGCACTTTAATGTTCCTGGTCTTGGTCTGTTTGTTCGTGGTGATGTCACCTTATAAGACTGCTTTAAAACCTTTATTCACACCACATTGAGTAGTATACCAGACGCATACACCTGTAAATACAGTCTGAAAAGGTCATCGGCTGCCCGGACATTTTAGGGAACGTATCATGCTCGGTCAACGTAATTTAACATTGAATTAATGAAGTTGATAATTCATGTAAGAATGTCATTGAAACTGAATTTACCAACACTTTCCTgaaattcagaaaattaaaaaaaaaaaaatcaatgaaaggACACTAACAAATTCAGCTGTTTTATCTTGaccattcatttatttctgattcATAGAATCAGTGGTACTCAACTAGTCGTCCACAGATTTATCAGTGGCAATCTTGCTGTAATGGAGTACTTTAGGACTGTGGTGTGTAACTTGTAAGAGTGCAGTTTAGAGGTGTAACTTAGTCAGAATGATACTTGAATAAGAGTACTAGTCGTTATTTCTGATTTTGTGTCTGGTTTAAACTTGGCATGTCTGCCATTTTCTCTGCCGTTGCCTGTTGTTACGGTTGCCATGACTCGACTGAACAGACACTGGAGGACTCGACGAACGGGCAGGCTTACTGATACCGCATCACTGCTTCAACCTCGCAGATATTGATGTTAATTTACAGGACTGAGACACACACTTAGGGGGGAGAActtgaagaaaaagagattaagtatgcatgacagaaaaaacagcacagcTTTTAGGCTACTCAGAGCGATCTGGTTAAGAGCACATCACTGAAGCACTGTTCAGATGCATTTTAACGGTGTCAAATGACAATTctaaatacactgtacatatacactttttgccaaaataataaaaaaaatatgtttttattagaGGCCTTGGTGAGCGTGTGTATTATTTGGCTCCTGTCTTAATAAGCGAGAGTGTTTGTGTTCCAGTTTGGACAATGGCATGTGTCCAAAGGGGTAAATCTAATATCCGTAAATCATATTTAGAATCTGTTCTCATTACGAGAGTCCATTAAAGTAAAACACCAAAGGGACAGACTCCAGGCTGGTCACAATCTAATGTAGGCTGGCCTAATTATTTCACAGTCACTGCCAGTATCCCGGTCTGTGGACTGCTGAAGTGCAGAGTCACAGCGAACCTTTCCTGTCTGCACCCGTTCCCCAGTAAGGGTCGAAATTTACAAATGACTTTCAGCCTAATTGCTGCCACagtctttaaaggaaaaatgtatgtatttttaaggGAGTTATTTTGCCATGAAGTCCTTTTCTATCATATTTCATCAAATTTAATGCAATGCAATGGTCCTACAATATATAAACACTTTATTATTCTATTTCAACTTCGGTTTTAATGAGAAAAGGCTTGTGGTTTTCTATTGTTATACATTACATTGTTAGGTGTTCTATCATTTGTCAGGACTTCTTAAGACCTTTTCAACACCACATagaattaaatacattaatttattgtcatttttgtcagtacTTCCCAGCTGAACTGTatgaaatataacaataatcCCTTATAACATAATTAATCAACTAAAATGACCTGTAGGCAGATAAATAGCCGAAAAGTTATGGATGGATTAAACCAATTAGAAATTAATTTGCCATTCTGCTACAACTGTTGCTTGCCCATTAAGAGTCGATGAGCCTCCCAGCTACTGTAGTTAGCagtagtgacagtgtttgctacGGGTCTGATGGTGCTGACTGAACCTCCACAAAAAAGATTAAACCGCCTCCCGCAGCACCGTTCACTGTCACAACAATCCCACTTCTAGTTTAGAGGTGTATAACGTGTCCTGACAGCCCGCAACCGCGTACAAAAAAAGTTCATGTTACTGTCTAAGGCGggcaagaaaaatattcaagaccCTTGCGAATCAAATTTAGGACTTTAATACCTTTTATGGCATTTTTGATTAAGATTTTTGAAGACCTGGACGTAAGGATGTTGTTCACTGAGTGAACAGCACAGGTGTAGTTGATAACATTAACGTTTCCATGTACGTCTTGCAGTGGAGCCACTGTTGACGTTCTTAGTTACACCTGTTATTTTTCTGCTAGTCAGAGTCAGAATGTGCGCTGTGAACAGTTCTGTAATAAGGTgtttgttggtctgtttgtttttttcaccataCATACAAACTGAACCATAAACTatggtctggaaaaaaaaaatactcaagaTTTGACATAATACTtgttcaaaattaaacattagcTTCACAAACCTAGTACTTTTTATTTCAGGGTTTTTGTACTGGTTTGCAAGTAGGACTTCTTTTTGAAAAAGGCAAAGGGAGGTTTTCATGGTCATATACACTGACTACAGCTCATTGACCAGCTAGTTCGTGAACAACTGTGAAAAGCTACAGCCCCGTccataggcctttttcacacaagacattttgacacgccacagtaggaaaagcacggGTGTAAATCCTAAAATGAATGATCGTAACCGTTttagtttcagggtcctggtaccATGcgtgctggctcactgtcacactggcaTGTCTTACTGGGGGCCTTTGAATTTAACAGAGCCTTTGTTAATATTATTAAGTAAAACACCAAAGGGACAGACTCCAGGCTGGTCACAATCTAATGTAGGCTGGCCTAATTATTTCACAGTCACTGCCAGTATCCCGGTCTGTGGACTGCTGAAGTGCAGAGTCACAGCGAACCTTTCCTGTCTGCACCCGTTCCCCAGTAAGGGTCGAAATTTACAAATGACTTTCAGCCTAATTGCTGCCACagtctttaaaggaaaaatgtatgtatttttaaggGAGTTATTTTGCCATGAAGTCCTTTTCTATCGTATTTCATCAAATTTAATGCAATGCAATGGTCCTACAATATATAAACACTTTATTATTCTATTTCAACTTCGGTTTTAATGAGAAAAGGCTTGTGGTTTTCTATTGTTATACATTACATTGTTAGGTGTTCTATCATTTGTCAGGAGACCTTTTCAACACCACATagaattaaatacattaatttattgtcatttttgtcagtacTTCCCAGCTGAACTGTatgaaatataacaataatcCCTTATAACATAATTAATCAACTAAAATGACCTGTAGGCAGATAAATAGCCGAAAAGTTATGGATGGATTAAACCAATTAGAAATTAATTTGCAATTCTGCTACAACTGTTGCTTGCCCATTAAGAGTCGATGAGCCTCCCAGCTACTGTAGTTAGCagtagtgacagtgtttgctacGGGTCTGATGGTGCTGACTGAACCTCCACAAAAAAGATTAAACCGCCTCCGCAGCACCGTTCACTGTCACAACAATCCCACTTCTAGTTTAGAGGTGTATAACGTGTCCTGACAGCCCGCAACGCGTACAAAAAAGTTCATGTTACTGTCTAAGGCGggcaagaaaaatattcaagaccCTTGCGAATCAAATTTAGGACTTTAATACCTTTTATGGCATTTTTGATTAAGATTTTTGAAGACCTGGACGTAAGGATGTTGTTCACTGAGTGAACAGCACAGGTGTAGTTGATAACATTAACGTTTCCATGTACGTCTTGCAGTGGAGCCACTGTTGACGTTCTTAGTTACACCTGTTATTTTTCTGCTAGTCAGAGTCAGAATGTGCGCTGTGAACAGTTCTGTAATAAGGTgtttgttggtctgtttgtttttttcaccataCATACAAACTGAACCATAAACTatggtctggaaaaaaaaaatactcaagaTTTGACATAATACTtgttcaaaattaaacattagcTTCACAAACCTAGTACTTTTTATTTCAGGGTTTTTTACtggtttgcttttctttttgaaaaaggcAAAGGGAGGTTTTCATGGTCATATACACTGACTACAGCTCATTGACCAGCTAGTTCGTGAACAACTGTGAAAAGCTACAGCCCCGTccataggcctttttcacacaagacattttgacacgccacagtaggaaaagcacggGTGTAAATCCTAAAATGAATGATCGTAACCGTTttagtttcagggtcctggtaccATGcgtgctggctcactgtcacactggcaTGTCTTACTGGGGGCCTTTGAATTTAACAGAGCCTTTGTTAATATTATTCGTAAAACACCTGTGCGTTTCATAATacgagtcaaaatgtctgctgtgaaaaaagcctGTTAACTTTAATTCTCTCTGAACTGTCCAGAACCACTTATAGTTCAACAGATTAAAATTTTGGTGCTGTTTAGCTCCGCTGTTCCCATATTAAAATGTGTAAGAAATTCTGTCAACTGTCTACATGTCTCGACAAAATGGGTACAAGAAGAGAGCTGTTTCTTTTCGTGAGCTGCCGCTGTGTAGCCAAACCTCACATGGTCAACAGGACAAACATGGATATTTTTGTGTTCAAAGACATAAAGCGTTACTTCGGTTAGGAAATCACATTTATTAATACATAACCAATCAGATATGCTCTCTTACAGAAATGTTCTTGGCTGCACCTGTACGCAATGTAGCTTTTGAACTGTTCTTTTGCTGAAGAAACGCATCAGTCTCTATAGGCCACAGTTTGCACGTGACTCTTTAGTGCATTTCAGCATCCAAACCATCGACCGTCAGCAAGTTAAGCGTTTATCCCCCACCATGGTATGAATTATGATTTCGCAGCTAACTCTTGTGCCCTGTCCTCTCTGTAGCCTTTGAGCAGCTGGTTGATGAGGGTCAGTTCGTTCTCCTTTTTCGCGGGATAGAGAGGCGGGAAGGGGTTGCCTTTGTACTCCAGGACGGCCATCTTAGCTCTGTCCAGGTTCTCTCTGTTGGGGATGCGTGCCATCCGTGTGTAACCGTTCGACTGAGTCTCAAACCGCGGGGCAAGGACCTTGAAGAGCTTTGGGACCAGATCCTTTTcctgaagagaggaaacagactCAAACTGAACGATGACTTCACATCAACTTTTTCACATGCGGAGGGAA
This sequence is a window from Xiphias gladius isolate SHS-SW01 ecotype Sanya breed wild chromosome 22, ASM1685928v1, whole genome shotgun sequence. Protein-coding genes within it:
- the mrpl17 gene encoding 39S ribosomal protein L17, mitochondrial; translation: MRLTLQALISHGRVARKMGLGPQSRINMLRNILTGLVRHERIETTLARADEVRFYAEKLVDYAKKGDTDEKAMKMASFWLTEKDLVPKLFKVLAPRFETQSNGYTRMARIPNRENLDRAKMAVLEYKGNPFPPLYPAKKENELTLINQLLKGYREDRAQELAAKS